In Melanotaenia boesemani isolate fMelBoe1 chromosome 1, fMelBoe1.pri, whole genome shotgun sequence, the genomic window TCCACCAAATATGCATCTGCCCATCATACATATAAAAATAGGAAATTTCATACAGATTGCGAACAGGAAAGCAATCAgtaaaatagttgttttttgtgtgtgatcgCTCAGTGAGAACTTTTCAGAGTGTGTAATCTGCTTTCTTGTTCACAGGCTTTAGTTTGCTCTGCAGCTTCACGTTGAAGTTTTCCCTCAGAATTTGCTCTATCTCATCATCAGGTATGTCCCTCATGTCCAACACATCAATACCTTCCTCAGGTTTGTAGGCGACCTCACTGTAGGTCCAGCCAACCAGAGCTTTGAATCCTGTTGGTGTTTGCAAAGAGCAGATGGACTTGTTAGTGAACAGAGAGGTTGGATCTGTTTGAAGTATGTGATTTCTCTCAAAGAAATCTTGAGCCTCACGGGGCTCCAGTGTAAAGCAGTAGATCTGTTTTATCTCCTTCCTGCTCACCAGACTTGACTTGGTAAATGAAGCATTAACAACGTCTGGTTTTCTGCCAGTCTTCTCCAGCACCCACATGTCCCCCTTGTCAATGAGACGAAAGACCCCCGCTGCCTGTGGTTGGTCCTTTCCAGACATCAGCTCCAGTGGCTCCCATATTTGGGATGACACCCCAAAGCTTACATCTGCTATATAAGCCTTCTCATCAATCAAAACCATGTTAATGAGATGATCCTCCGTAGTACCAAAGCCATTCAGAATACTGTTGAAAACTCTGGATCCTAAGGTTGTGGTGTTGAAGCCCATTTCTCTCAGCACCCATCCAAACAGGAAGTTGTTTTCCAGACACCAGCCTCCACGGCTGCTCCTCACTAGCTTGTTGAAAATCACCTCAAGGTCCATGATGATTTTTTCACCACACTGAATGCTGAGGTTTTCAAAAGGAATCGACATGACGTGCAGTTTGTGGATCAACTTCAGTGTAGCAAGATCCACTTTATCATAAGAGCCATGGAAACCAATTCTTTGGAAGTACTCCTCCAAATTCATGTTGCCTGTAAAATGCAGGCCATTACATGGATTAATTATGTCTCTGTTACACATCCACACATCCACTCTTAAATCAGTCTCAGCAGCCTGAAAACAAGTAGACACTGAAGAAACATCTTCAAAAAGTAGCATCTGCACTGTCCCTTCTTGTGACGTCTTTGGTGATGCCTTTCTGGACTAGTTTAAACTTCTGCAGCTGATAAAATCTGATGTAAACACAGCTGCTTAGTTGCATCTTGTTTATAGGATATTATGTTGAAATTTTTCCCAGATATACAGTAAGTAGTTCTCAGATGTCAGAAATGCTCTGAGCGTAACTTCAGTATATGAAGCTTTAAAGGAAAAAGTGCAACAAGAAATATGTAGCAGGAAAGTTTAGCCTTACCTCGTCTGAGCAATAAAAGCTGTGTATTCttacaagaaataaattaaatccaacAAAGCTTCTTACCGTTGAATAGCAGTGACTTATAAAGAGGTTGAGCAACCAACTATATAGTGCATTATTTGGTTTAGTTGATCATTTGCCTGTGGGACTTACCGAGTGAAACAGAACACAgctaaacatacaaaaaaaagcaacaaagctTCATTGGACTACCATATCCAGGCTTCCTGAAGCTGCAGACTTTAGACTTTGAAACAACTTTACTGATTCACGAAGGCCAGCTGTTACCATAAACTGTGATTATACACCttcggttcttttttttttttttaaacaaaacgtTCTGCTCCCTgaagaaaagtaataaaaacatacCCACCCTTAGTTTAATATATCTAAATCATTTTGCAGCTACAGATGTTTGAGATctgaaatgaaatttaaattaattaattaaccttAGGGGGAAATCATAATGCTATAGTggatttctttttaactaaTTAAAGTAATTAAGAGTCTATATCTAGTAATTAAGGTTCTTGATACACATGGCTATTGCTGTTGGCAGCATGTGCAGAATTTTCCACTGTGTGCAGCAGCTTGTGTATCAGTCTTTTCTAtacaatcagctccagcagagctatctccagcacagaaccagccgtcttcatcagtttgttcagtttctttaagtctGGCTCTGTTATTGCTGCCCTAACAGATGACTATATAAGCAGACAACCCTCTCTTAAACAGAACTACAGAGGTTATGCAACATCTTGATACAGACATTGGAGGATCTTAGCCTTCtcaagaagtagagtctgcttgGTTCCTTCATGAAGATGGCCTtggtgttgcatttccagtctagttTGTTGTTCAGTTGAACTTCAAGGTGCTATCTGTTGCTCTCATCCACTTCCACATCATCTCCTAGGTTGGAAATAGTTTTTGCTGTACTTTAACTTTACTTCTGGCCCTTCTAAAATCCCCAGCATCTGTTTTGTTCATGTTCAAGATAGAGGTGATTGTTTCCACGCTATGCAACAAAACGGCAGACCAGTTTCCTGTACTCAGCTTCCTGTTCTTCACTGATAACACTCCACAACTGCAGAGTGATGGGCgtttttctgcagatgacaaCAGTCGTTGTACTGGAAGACTTAGAGTTCAGCATGaagataaaatatgaaatggCTCATAAGTTTAGTTTTTCAAGCAGACATGACAATTTGAGGCTACATACCAACTAACATGGTTAATATACTATCTAGCAGAGCATATCTGCAAacattatactttattttagttGTTCATCACACCTGTTTGTGGTCAAATATCCaacataaagtaaaaacaattcaCATAAAACATAGAAATGAATAAGGTGCAGCAGAATTTTACTAGTTTTGGTTTTGAAGTAGTTTGGTTGATTTGCATATTAGAAAAATAAGAGTCATACAATCAACGTTTAACTTTTAAACATCTTAAGGTGCTTGTTATGCAAAACTTAGACTAAAGCACACATTTCCACCTAAGGCTGGGAAATAGCTGATTTATTCTTATCTGTCTTCATCAGTGAGGTCCTTCAGATTTGTTTGGCTTATAGCATTTGTGTGCAGCCAAAACTATTGTCAAATAACAAGCTCTGACTTGCAAAAATCAGGTCATTCATATCTTAAAGGAAAGCAAGTCttacattttataatttcagttttctttttaaagtggcCATAAagaacctttttttatttttttatgtcagcaaGCAATATCCACACATTAAATCATTGGGATAGTGTGTTTATTAGAATAACACTGAAACATCAgttccacacaaacatcacagtTTAGGTTGTTTTATGTAACACACATAGAACTGGCGTTTAGGAGGAATGGAGAAGCTGCTTGTGTGTGAACTGGTAAGTGTGCTCTAGTTTGCACTGCAATCAGCCATGTTTCAAGATAAATAAACCTTAACATCCAAGAAAGATAATATATTATGAGCATgacaacaaaatacaaacaagactcaaaaaaacaaatataggAGTGCTTAGtaatgttaaataattaataagtTAGTCATGACAGAAGTATGAGTTTTTCAGCTTATTTTTCTACCACATCCTCCACTCCCTAACTTTAAAGAACAGATTAATATAATAATGGTAATACTTTAAAGCAGTGTAATACATGTTTCAATACTAATATAAATTTTACTGCAGCTAGTTAATTTCAGTCATGGTGTTTTCTGTATGAATCTTCAGTGAAGAGCTTTTCAAAGTGTGTAAAATGATGTGTTGTTCACAGGCTTTAGTTTGTTCTGCAGCTTCACATTGAAGTGTTCCCTCAGAACTTGGTCTATCTCATCCTCGGTTATGTTTCTCATGTCTAACACATCAGTGCCTTCCTCAGGTTTGTAGGTGACCTCACTGTAggtccagccaatcagagcttTGAATCCTTTTGATGTTTGCAAAGAGCAGATGGACTTATTGGTGAACAGAGAGGCAGGGTCTCTCTGGAGCCTGTCGCTCGTATCAAAGAAATATTGTGCCTCACGGGGCTCCAGTGTGAAGCAGTAAATCATTTTTGTCTCCTTCCTGTTCACCAGACTTGAAGTGGTGAACTCTGGATTAACAACTTCTGGTTTTCTGCCAGTCTTTTCCAACACCCACATGTCCCCCTTGTCAATGAGACGAAAGATACCTGCTTCCTGTGGTTGGTCCTTTCCAGACATCAGCTCTAATGGTTCCCGTACTTGGGATGACACCCCAAAGCTTACATCTGCTATATAAGCCTTCCCATCAATGATGACTTTGTGAATGAGATGGGAATCAAGAGCGCCAAAGTCATTCAGAATACTGTTGAAAACTCTGGAGCTCAAGGTTATGGTGTTGAAGCCCATTTCTCTCAGCACCCATCCAAACAGGAAGTTGTTCTCCAGACACCAGCCTCCACGGCTGCTCCTCACCACCTTCTTAAAAATCACCTCGAGGTCCATGATGATCCTTTCACCGCAGTGAATGCTGAGGTTTTCAAAAGGAATCGACATGACGTGCAGTTTGTGGATCAACTTCAGTGTAGCAAGATCCACTTTATCATAAGAGCCATGGAAACCAATTCTTTGGAAGTACTCCTCCAAATTCATGTTGCCTGTAAAATGCAGGACATTACATGGATTAATTATGTCTCTGTTACACATCCACACATCCACTCTTAAATCAGTCTCAGCAGCCTGAAAACAAGTAGACACTGAAGAAACATCTTCAAGAAGTAGTATCTGCACTGTCCCTTCTTGTGACGTCTTTGGTGTTGCGTTTCTGGACTAGTTTAAACTTCTGCCGCTGATAAAATCTGATGTAAACACAGCTGCTTAGTTGCATCTTGTTTATAGGATATTACGTTGAAATTTTCACTAGATATACAGTAAGTAGTTCTCAGATGTCAGAGATGCTCTGAGTGTAACTTCAGTATATGAAGCTTTAAAGGAAAAAGTGCAACAAGAAATATGTAGTCATGGAAACCAATTCTTTGGAAGTACTCCTCCAAATTCATGTTGCCAATAAAATGCACGTcattacacacattttaaagcGTATATCTGGCAGAGAGCTGCATAGTATAACTCCGCTATCTAAACAGCCATATGTCACCAAACAGGCAACCCACAACGTAACGCGAAGAAAATCGGTATTTATCTCTTTCCCCCCACATTTTGAACAAATATAAATTctaatatttacatataaaatgttaataatgaGTATTTGCTTAGAAATTCATCACTGTTGGTATATTGGGACTTAACACAAGCAAAATTATTTCAGAAGTTAAAAAAGACTCAGTTGATTTCCTGACAGTTACACGCTTAATTTGGTCATAAAATAGAATATAGTGATgtagacattaaaaaaagaaagaaaaaatcgtCAACATTTAACTTCAGAAAAGTGACACGTTTTAGATGTTGACGACGCCTCGCCCTGGCTGCCTCAGCCTCAGCGCTGGCTGCACATTGTGCCCTTCAGTTCATCGACCCATCctgaaaaaaagctgaatcaggttttaaaatgacCCCTTACCTTTAGACTTTGATGTGACCTGCAGCTTTGCGCGTGTTTTTGGAGTTTTGATCAGATAACACACAATATCACGTGGCTATCTGAAGGTTTTACGCAGACTTTCTAATTTGTTATGTAAAACTCAAGTCACACCACTAGGGGTGCTATAAAACCACATGTAATGGAGTCTGTTcgataaaaatagttttataataTTAAGGTGTaacagattatatatatatatatatatatatatatatatatatatatatatatatagagagagagagagagagagagagagagagagagagagataatgtggtttaataataaagacaaatatCTACTGTGTAGACATAATATTGACTTActcctattttgctttgtttttatatattatagGAAACataacattatatatatatatatatatatatatatatgagagagagagagagagaaagagagagagagagagagagagagagagagagagagagagagagagagagagagagagataatgtgtttaataataaagacaaatatCTACTGTGTAGACGTAATATTGACTTACtcctattttgttttgtttttatatattataggaaatataatatatatatatatatgtatacatacatacatataagaGAAACAGAAGACATTTATTCTTAATACGATGCTGTAAAGTTAACTTAAATTGGATATAGCTTCCGGTTTGATCTCCGTAACAAAAGTTAAGATGCACAAAAAATGACAGCAACGTAACATTTCATAATAATTTCTAATACCTTATAAATTATAActatgaaataatttaattttttaaccaTTC contains:
- the LOC121636728 gene encoding arylamine N-acetyltransferase, pineal gland isozyme NAT-10-like, coding for MNLEEYFQRIGFHGSYDKVDLATLKLIHKLHVMSIPFENLSIHCGERIIMDLEVIFKKVVRSSRGGWCLENNFLFGWVLREMGFNTITLSSRVFNSILNDFGALDSHLIHKVIIDGKAYIADVSFGVSSQVREPLELMSGKDQPQEAGIFRLIDKGDMWVLEKTGRKPEVVNPEFTTSSLVNRKETKMIYCFTLEPREAQYFFDTSDRLQRDPASLFTNKSICSLQTSKGFKALIGWTYSEVTYKPEEGTDVLDMRNITEDEIDQVLREHFNVKLQNKLKPVNNTSFYTL
- the LOC121640615 gene encoding arylamine N-acetyltransferase, pineal gland isozyme NAT-10-like, which translates into the protein MLLFEDVSSVSTCFQAAETDLRVDVWMCNRDIINPCNGLHFTGNMNLEEYFQRIGFHGSYDKVDLATLKLIHKLHVMSIPFENLSIQCGEKIIMDLEVIFNKLVRSSRGGWCLENNFLFGWVLREMGFNTTTLGSRVFNSILNGFGTTEDHLINMVLIDEKAYIADVSFGVSSQIWEPLELMSGKDQPQAAGVFRLIDKGDMWVLEKTGRKPDVVNASFTKSSLVSRKEIKQIYCFTLEPREAQDFFERNHILQTDPTSLFTNKSICSLQTPTGFKALVGWTYSEVAYKPEEGIDVLDMRDIPDDEIEQILRENFNVKLQSKLKPVNKKADYTL